A section of the Streptomyces sp. NBC_01591 genome encodes:
- the aroH gene encoding chorismate mutase, with the protein MAVRAVRGAVQLEQDEAGHMDEQVGALLTAVLERNNLVADDLISIWFTATPDLHSDFPAAAARGLGIVDVPLICAQELDIVGAMPRVVRILAHVETYLPKSEIAHVYLGATAALRKDIAQ; encoded by the coding sequence GTGGCGGTACGAGCGGTCCGTGGAGCCGTCCAGCTGGAGCAGGACGAGGCCGGACACATGGACGAGCAGGTCGGCGCCCTGCTCACCGCCGTCCTGGAGCGCAACAACCTCGTCGCGGACGATCTGATCAGCATCTGGTTCACGGCCACCCCCGACCTGCACAGCGATTTCCCGGCCGCCGCCGCACGCGGGCTCGGTATCGTCGACGTACCGCTGATCTGCGCCCAGGAGCTCGACATCGTGGGCGCCATGCCCCGTGTGGTGCGCATCCTCGCGCACGTCGAGACGTACCTGCCCAAGTCCGAGATCGCCCACGTGTACCTCGGTGCCACCGCCGCACTCCGCAAGGACATCGCCCAGTGA
- a CDS encoding YidB family protein encodes MSGNDLGSLLGGLLGGSGRSGGPGGAGNILGALLGALGGGQGSTGSGGNALEGLIGMLTRSGLVDQAQSWVGTGENQAVSGAQITEALPDETLQKVARQAGVTTEQAADEIARSLPTAVDKLTPFGEVPEGRSIEDLVREQQL; translated from the coding sequence ATGTCAGGAAACGATCTCGGCAGCCTGCTCGGCGGCTTGCTGGGCGGCAGCGGCCGGAGCGGCGGCCCGGGCGGTGCGGGGAACATCCTCGGCGCGCTGCTGGGCGCGCTCGGCGGTGGCCAGGGCAGTACGGGCAGCGGTGGCAACGCGCTCGAAGGGCTGATCGGGATGCTCACCAGGTCCGGCCTCGTCGACCAGGCGCAGTCCTGGGTCGGCACCGGTGAGAACCAGGCGGTCAGCGGCGCCCAGATCACCGAGGCGCTGCCGGACGAAACCCTGCAGAAGGTCGCCCGGCAGGCCGGGGTCACTACGGAACAGGCGGCCGACGAGATCGCCCGGTCGCTGCCGACAGCGGTCGACAAGCTGACCCCGTTTGGGGAGGTGCCGGAGGGCCGCTCGATCGAGGACCTGGTCCGGGAACAGCAACTCTGA
- a CDS encoding nucleotidyltransferase domain-containing protein, with the protein MITPDPEALVRDHTVYSCVMGSRAFGLATEGSDTDRRGVFLAPTPLFWRFEKPPTHVEGPAQEQFSWELERFCELALRANPNVLECLHSPLVEHVDAVGRELLSLRGAFLSRLAHQTFVRYALGQRRKLEADVRQHGAPRWKHAMHLLRLLSSGRDLLRTGELTIEVGAAREELLAVKRGEVPWEEVERRMSRLAEENDEAAEHSPLPREPDRARVEDFLVRTRRASVDWP; encoded by the coding sequence ATGATCACCCCTGATCCCGAGGCTCTCGTACGCGACCACACGGTCTACTCCTGCGTGATGGGCTCACGCGCCTTCGGGCTCGCCACGGAGGGGAGCGACACCGACCGGCGGGGCGTGTTCCTCGCGCCGACCCCGCTGTTCTGGCGGTTCGAGAAGCCGCCGACGCATGTCGAGGGCCCGGCGCAGGAGCAGTTCTCGTGGGAGCTGGAACGCTTCTGCGAGCTGGCGCTGCGCGCCAATCCCAATGTGCTGGAGTGCCTGCACTCACCGCTGGTGGAACACGTCGACGCCGTGGGCCGTGAACTCCTCTCCCTGCGCGGCGCGTTCCTCTCCCGACTGGCCCACCAGACCTTCGTCCGCTACGCGTTGGGCCAGCGCAGGAAGCTGGAGGCGGACGTACGGCAGCACGGGGCGCCGCGCTGGAAGCACGCCATGCATCTGCTGCGGCTCCTGAGCAGCGGCCGGGACCTGCTGCGCACCGGGGAGCTCACGATCGAGGTGGGCGCGGCCCGGGAGGAGCTGCTGGCGGTGAAGCGGGGCGAGGTGCCGTGGGAGGAGGTCGAACGCCGCATGAGCCGCCTCGCCGAGGAGAACGACGAGGCCGCGGAGCACTCCCCGCTCCCACGGGAGCCGGACCGGGCCCGGGTGGAGGACTTCCTGGTCCGCACCCGCCGGGCGTCTGTGGACTGGCCCTAG
- a CDS encoding nucleotidyltransferase domain-containing protein: MRTDTKHLEQAGLPVTDLGPVLTEERHPLLFATVSGAHLYGFPSKDSDVDLRGVHLLPAEDLVGLREAEETRSRMWDRDGVEMDLVTHDLRKFVRLMLKPNGYVLEQLLSPLVVHTSEPHAELVDLAPGVLTRNHAHHYRGFANTQWRLFGRTGELKPLLYTFRALLTGIHLMRSGEVRAHLPTLLGEVAAPAYLPELIDAKAEAEHGGAGDVDGAVVARDVEALHGVLDEAQAASGLPGTAGGFERLHDLVVRARLTGVS, translated from the coding sequence ATGCGTACGGACACCAAGCACCTCGAGCAGGCCGGGCTGCCGGTCACGGACCTCGGCCCGGTCCTCACCGAAGAGCGCCACCCGCTGTTGTTCGCCACGGTCTCCGGGGCGCATCTGTACGGGTTCCCCTCCAAGGACTCGGACGTGGACCTTCGGGGGGTCCATCTCCTGCCCGCGGAGGACCTCGTGGGACTGCGCGAGGCCGAGGAGACGCGCTCGCGGATGTGGGACCGGGACGGGGTCGAGATGGATCTCGTCACGCACGACCTGCGGAAGTTCGTCCGGCTGATGCTGAAGCCGAACGGCTATGTGCTGGAGCAGCTGCTCTCACCGCTCGTCGTGCACACGAGCGAGCCGCACGCGGAACTGGTGGACCTGGCGCCGGGTGTGCTCACCCGTAACCACGCCCACCACTACCGGGGATTCGCCAACACCCAGTGGCGGCTCTTCGGCAGGACCGGCGAACTGAAGCCGCTGCTGTACACGTTCCGGGCGCTGCTCACCGGGATCCACCTGATGCGCAGCGGTGAGGTGCGGGCGCATCTGCCGACCCTCCTCGGGGAGGTGGCGGCGCCCGCGTATCTGCCCGAGCTGATCGACGCGAAGGCCGAGGCGGAGCACGGGGGAGCGGGGGACGTGGACGGTGCGGTGGTGGCCCGGGACGTCGAGGCGCTGCACGGGGTGCTGGACGAGGCCCAGGCGGCATCGGGGCTGCCCGGGACGGCCGGCGGGTTCGAGCGGCTGCACGATCTTGTGGTGCGGGCGCGGTTGACGGGTGTCTCCTAG
- a CDS encoding ADP-ribosylglycohydrolase family protein, whose protein sequence is MIVTRTITKQAATGALTGLALGDALGFPTEFNNVPSILAKCGPWRQMRLPKPAIVTDDTQMTLALGRGIRTAMDRGLLTPLRLTRPVREEFVDWYHSPDNNRAPGRTCMTACRLLDSDRPWQEASQTGSKGCGANMRVAPIGLVPGLSDEQRSGAAQLQAALTHGHPTALAASDLTARAVHLLAQGAEPMGLIGQLRSYAYENSGRYLTRWLGDLWRFAGDASPELYIQRGWEECLAALARVQDALRDPSPETDPCELTGDGWIAEEALATALHCFLLFPEEPVTALRRAACTRGDSDSLGCLTGAFAGAHLGAGAWPKEWSERIEYRSDLLSLGALWDS, encoded by the coding sequence GTGATAGTGACGAGGACCATCACCAAGCAGGCCGCCACCGGCGCGCTGACCGGGCTCGCGCTCGGCGACGCCCTGGGCTTCCCGACCGAGTTCAACAACGTGCCGTCGATCCTCGCCAAGTGCGGGCCATGGCGTCAGATGCGGCTGCCGAAGCCGGCGATCGTCACCGACGACACCCAGATGACGCTGGCCCTGGGGCGGGGCATCCGCACCGCCATGGACCGCGGGCTGCTCACCCCGCTGCGGCTGACCCGCCCGGTGCGCGAGGAGTTCGTCGACTGGTACCACTCGCCCGACAACAACCGCGCCCCCGGCCGCACCTGCATGACCGCCTGCCGCCTGCTCGACAGCGACCGGCCCTGGCAGGAAGCCAGCCAGACCGGCTCCAAGGGCTGTGGCGCCAACATGCGGGTCGCGCCGATCGGACTCGTCCCCGGACTGAGTGACGAACAGCGCTCCGGCGCCGCCCAGTTGCAGGCGGCCCTCACCCACGGGCATCCGACCGCGCTCGCCGCGTCCGACCTGACGGCCCGCGCGGTCCACCTGCTGGCACAGGGGGCGGAGCCGATGGGACTGATCGGGCAGCTGCGTTCGTATGCGTACGAGAACAGCGGCCGGTACCTCACGCGCTGGCTCGGCGACCTCTGGCGGTTCGCGGGCGACGCCTCGCCCGAGCTGTACATCCAGCGCGGCTGGGAAGAATGCCTCGCCGCCCTGGCCCGCGTCCAGGACGCGCTGCGCGACCCGTCCCCGGAGACCGACCCCTGCGAACTGACGGGCGACGGCTGGATCGCCGAGGAGGCCCTGGCCACGGCCCTGCACTGCTTCCTCCTCTTCCCCGAGGAACCCGTCACCGCACTCCGCCGCGCCGCCTGCACCCGGGGCGACTCGGACTCCCTCGGCTGCCTGACCGGCGCGTTCGCCGGGGCGCACCTGGGGGCGGGGGCCTGGCCCAAGGAGTGGTCGGAACGGATCGAGTACCGCAGTGATCTGCTGTCGCTGGGGGCACTCTGGGATTCTTGA
- a CDS encoding NUDIX hydrolase, which translates to MSSAAPAGYDPHAFEPFAVTVDLAVFTVRDSRLHVLLVERGEDPYKGHWALPGGFVLPRESAESAARRELAEETGLTEGTVGALHLEQLRTYSDPDRDPRMRVVSVAYAALVPDLPEPRGGGDAAGAQWWDAGALGPLAFDHDRILADAHDRIGAKLEYSCLATAFCPSEFTLGELQQVYETVWGVELDRPNFRRKVLTTPGFVQAVEGSPRRTGGRGKPAALYRAGAATALHPPLLRPEGRST; encoded by the coding sequence ATGAGCAGCGCAGCCCCCGCGGGCTACGACCCGCACGCCTTCGAACCCTTCGCGGTCACCGTCGACCTCGCCGTCTTCACGGTCCGCGACAGCCGGCTGCACGTCCTGCTCGTCGAACGGGGCGAGGACCCGTACAAGGGGCACTGGGCGCTGCCCGGCGGCTTCGTGCTGCCCCGCGAGTCCGCCGAGTCCGCCGCCCGCCGGGAACTCGCCGAGGAGACCGGACTCACGGAGGGCACCGTCGGAGCCCTCCACCTGGAACAGCTGCGCACCTACAGCGATCCGGACCGCGACCCCAGGATGCGGGTCGTCTCGGTCGCGTACGCCGCACTCGTACCCGACCTGCCCGAACCGCGCGGCGGCGGCGACGCGGCCGGCGCCCAGTGGTGGGACGCCGGAGCGCTCGGCCCGCTCGCCTTCGACCACGACCGCATCCTTGCCGACGCACACGACCGGATCGGCGCCAAGCTCGAATACAGCTGTCTGGCCACCGCCTTCTGCCCGTCCGAATTCACCCTGGGAGAACTCCAGCAGGTGTACGAGACGGTCTGGGGCGTCGAGCTGGACCGTCCCAACTTCCGGCGCAAGGTCCTCACCACGCCCGGCTTCGTCCAGGCCGTGGAGGGATCACCGCGCCGCACCGGCGGGCGGGGAAAACCGGCCGCGCTCTACCGGGCGGGTGCCGCCACCGCCCTGCACCCTCCACTGCTGAGACCGGAAGGAAGAAGCACGTGA
- a CDS encoding AAA family ATPase: protein MKRFGHGLVLGKFYPPHAGHHHLVRTAQDRCERLTVLVCAASVESVPLADRVAWMREVHPDVRVVGAVDDIRMDLHDPVIWDAHMAVFTGAVPEPVDAVFTSESYGDELARRFGAESVCVDPDRTVFPVSGTAVRKDPVGCWDFLEPPVRAALTRRIVVLGAESTGTTTMARALTDHYRGRGGVWARTGYVAEYGREFSEQKLAALRDRWPGAQWEDVAFTTDDFPLIAETQNAREEAAARTGSPVLFCDTDSFATTVWHERYVGGRNPLVEERADRVAHHLWLLTDHEGVAFEDDGLRDGEELRPWMTDRLRAELTRTGREFIELTGTHEKRLATAVAAVDALLADSWNFAAPLPEHR from the coding sequence ATGAAGCGCTTCGGACACGGGCTGGTCCTCGGCAAGTTCTACCCGCCGCACGCCGGCCACCACCACCTCGTCCGCACGGCGCAGGACCGCTGCGAGCGGCTGACCGTCCTGGTCTGCGCCGCCTCCGTCGAGTCGGTACCGCTCGCCGACCGGGTGGCCTGGATGCGGGAGGTGCACCCGGATGTACGGGTCGTCGGCGCCGTCGACGACATCCGCATGGACCTCCACGACCCGGTGATCTGGGACGCGCACATGGCCGTCTTCACCGGAGCCGTTCCCGAGCCGGTGGACGCCGTCTTCACCTCGGAGTCGTACGGGGACGAACTGGCCCGCCGGTTCGGCGCCGAATCCGTCTGCGTCGACCCCGACCGCACGGTCTTCCCGGTCTCCGGCACCGCCGTCCGCAAGGACCCGGTCGGCTGCTGGGACTTCCTGGAGCCGCCCGTACGGGCCGCCCTCACCCGCCGGATCGTCGTCCTCGGCGCGGAATCCACCGGCACCACGACGATGGCCCGCGCCCTCACCGACCACTACCGCGGGCGCGGCGGCGTCTGGGCGCGGACCGGTTACGTCGCCGAGTACGGGCGGGAGTTCAGCGAACAGAAACTGGCCGCCCTGCGCGACCGGTGGCCCGGGGCCCAGTGGGAGGACGTCGCCTTCACCACCGACGACTTCCCGCTGATCGCCGAGACCCAGAACGCCAGGGAGGAGGCTGCCGCGCGCACCGGGTCGCCGGTGCTCTTCTGCGACACCGACTCCTTCGCCACCACCGTCTGGCACGAGCGGTACGTCGGCGGACGCAACCCGCTCGTCGAGGAGAGGGCCGACCGGGTCGCCCACCACCTGTGGCTGCTCACCGACCACGAGGGCGTCGCCTTCGAGGACGACGGACTGCGCGACGGCGAAGAGCTGCGGCCCTGGATGACTGACCGCCTCCGGGCCGAACTCACCCGTACCGGAAGGGAGTTCATCGAGCTCACCGGAACCCACGAGAAGCGCCTGGCCACCGCGGTCGCCGCCGTCGACGCACTGCTCGCCGACAGCTGGAACTTCGCCGCGCCCCTGCCGGAGCACCGATGA
- the pnuC gene encoding nicotinamide riboside transporter PnuC, with amino-acid sequence MSLADVLDPLQQPLVTVLDTPVSWTEVLGFGSGALCVWLVARQHLANWPIGIANNLFFILLFAQSGLYADAGLQIVFIVLAAYGWWTWTHGGGPGSPDLPVRRTTRTEWTWLLAAGAVGTVALTVLLDHATDSTVPFWDALTTALSLTATYGQCRKLVESWWLWIAADVVYIPLYAYKELYLTSLLYIGFLTLCLIGLRNWKRDLAGQRRQLAEATA; translated from the coding sequence GTGAGTCTCGCGGATGTACTCGATCCCCTGCAGCAACCCCTGGTGACGGTGCTCGACACCCCGGTCAGCTGGACCGAGGTGCTCGGCTTCGGCAGCGGAGCGCTGTGCGTATGGCTCGTGGCCCGCCAGCACCTCGCCAACTGGCCGATCGGCATCGCCAACAACCTCTTCTTCATCCTGCTGTTCGCCCAGTCCGGCCTGTATGCCGACGCCGGCCTCCAGATCGTCTTCATCGTCCTTGCCGCGTACGGTTGGTGGACCTGGACCCACGGGGGTGGACCGGGCTCACCGGACCTGCCGGTGCGGCGCACCACGCGCACCGAATGGACCTGGCTGCTCGCGGCGGGGGCGGTGGGGACCGTCGCCCTCACCGTCCTGCTCGACCACGCCACCGACTCGACCGTGCCCTTCTGGGACGCCCTGACGACCGCGCTGTCCCTGACGGCGACGTACGGACAGTGCCGCAAGCTCGTCGAGTCCTGGTGGCTCTGGATCGCCGCCGATGTGGTGTACATCCCGCTGTACGCGTACAAGGAGCTCTATCTGACCTCGCTGCTGTACATCGGCTTCCTGACGCTCTGCCTGATCGGCCTGCGCAACTGGAAGCGTGATCTCGCCGGGCAGCGGCGGCAGTTGGCGGAGGCGACGGCATGA
- a CDS encoding pseudouridine synthase — protein MRSSGRNSGSGSSGGKSGGSRNPRGAGAGRDGKQEQRPRRPRPEERRYDVGATGEKTGDGPRKGRGAAARGGAKGGPKPAQAGSGRSGGPRRQGAPSRPRELDAKIEQRNRDRYAGKADIKTPKTHPGAEQEGERLQKVLARAGMGSRRACEELIEQARVEVNGEIVVEQGMRVDVHRDEIKVDGLTVAAQSYLFFALNKPAGVVSSMEDPDGRQCLGDYVTNRETRLFHVGRLDTETEGIIMLTNHGELAHRLTHPKYGVKKTYLAAIQGPLPRDLGKRLKDGIQLEDGYARADHFRVVENTGKNYLVEVTLHEGRKHIVRRMLAEAGFPVERLVRTSFGPIPLGDQKSGWLRRLTNTEVGMLMREVGL, from the coding sequence ATGCGAAGCAGTGGCAGGAACAGCGGAAGCGGCAGCAGCGGCGGCAAGAGCGGCGGCAGCCGGAATCCTCGCGGTGCCGGCGCCGGGCGCGACGGCAAGCAGGAGCAGCGTCCCCGCCGGCCCCGGCCCGAGGAGCGCCGCTACGACGTGGGCGCCACCGGGGAGAAGACCGGCGACGGCCCCCGCAAGGGACGCGGCGCGGCGGCCCGCGGCGGCGCCAAGGGTGGCCCGAAGCCCGCACAGGCGGGAAGCGGCAGGAGTGGCGGCCCGCGTCGCCAGGGCGCCCCGTCCCGTCCGCGTGAGCTCGATGCCAAGATCGAGCAGCGCAACCGGGACCGGTACGCCGGCAAGGCCGACATCAAGACGCCCAAGACCCACCCGGGCGCCGAGCAGGAGGGCGAGCGGCTGCAGAAGGTCCTCGCCCGGGCCGGCATGGGCTCGCGCCGGGCGTGCGAGGAGCTGATCGAGCAGGCCCGCGTCGAGGTCAACGGCGAGATCGTCGTCGAGCAGGGCATGCGCGTCGATGTGCACAGGGACGAGATCAAGGTCGACGGTCTGACCGTCGCCGCCCAGTCCTACCTCTTCTTCGCGCTGAACAAGCCCGCCGGTGTCGTCTCCTCGATGGAGGACCCGGACGGCCGCCAGTGCCTCGGCGACTACGTCACCAACCGTGAGACGCGGCTCTTCCACGTCGGCCGGCTGGACACCGAGACCGAGGGCATCATCATGCTCACCAACCACGGCGAGCTGGCCCACCGTCTGACCCACCCCAAGTACGGGGTGAAGAAGACCTACCTGGCCGCCATCCAGGGACCGCTCCCGCGCGACCTGGGCAAGCGGCTCAAGGACGGCATCCAGCTGGAGGACGGGTACGCCCGTGCCGACCACTTCCGGGTCGTCGAGAACACCGGCAAGAACTACCTGGTCGAGGTGACCCTCCACGAGGGCCGCAAGCACATCGTCCGCCGGATGCTGGCCGAGGCCGGCTTCCCGGTCGAGCGGCTCGTACGGACGTCCTTCGGGCCGATCCCCCTGGGCGACCAGAAGTCCGGCTGGCTGCGCCGCCTCACCAACACCGAGGTGGGCATGCTGATGCGCGAGGTCGGTCTGTAA
- the scpB gene encoding SMC-Scp complex subunit ScpB encodes MSQQGTTGSTVADLDLKPALEAVLMVVDEPATEEHLAKVLERPRRAVADALRELADEYTVQRRGFELRLVAGGWRFYTRPEYAEAVEGFVLDGQQARLTQAALETLAVVAYRQPVSRSRVSAVRGVNCDGVMRTLLQRGLVGEAGAEPETGAILYRTTNYFLERMGLRGLDELPELAPFLPEADAIEAETLEGVPSFDPDAPDTPDTHADDKTEF; translated from the coding sequence ATGAGTCAGCAGGGGACCACCGGCTCCACCGTCGCGGATCTCGACCTCAAGCCCGCGCTGGAGGCCGTCCTCATGGTCGTCGACGAGCCGGCCACCGAGGAGCACCTCGCCAAGGTGCTGGAACGGCCCCGCAGGGCCGTCGCCGACGCGCTGCGCGAGCTGGCCGACGAGTACACCGTGCAGCGCCGCGGTTTCGAGCTGCGTCTGGTGGCGGGCGGCTGGCGCTTCTACACCCGCCCCGAGTACGCGGAGGCCGTCGAGGGCTTCGTCCTGGACGGCCAGCAGGCCCGGCTGACCCAGGCGGCGCTGGAGACCCTCGCGGTGGTCGCGTACCGCCAGCCGGTCAGCCGTTCCAGGGTCTCCGCGGTCCGCGGCGTGAACTGCGACGGGGTCATGCGGACCCTGCTGCAGCGGGGTCTCGTAGGGGAAGCGGGCGCGGAACCCGAAACAGGTGCGATCCTGTACAGGACGACGAACTACTTTCTGGAGCGGATGGGCCTGCGTGGCCTGGATGAGCTCCCGGAGCTCGCGCCCTTCCTCCCCGAGGCGGACGCGATCGAGGCCGAGACGCTAGAGGGTGTGCCGTCGTTCGATCCGGACGCACCGGACACCCCGGATACTCACGCAGACGACAAGACGGAATTTTGA
- a CDS encoding segregation and condensation protein A, translated as MPTTDEPARTPRRPLGRGPGGRSVPEPVEDGSAGVEAPAPEVPVASPAPEVPVASPAPEVSVASPGPADDGRFTVRLANFEGPFDLLLQLIAKHKLDVTEVALSKVTDEFMAHIRAMGPDWDLDQTTEFLVVAATLLDLKAARLLPAAEVEDEADLALLEARDLLFARLLQYRAYKRIADILSDRLASEGRRFPRTVGLEPHHAELLPEVVISIGAEGFAALAVKAMQPKPEPQVYVDHIHAPLVSVREQAEIVVARLREAGEASFRTLTEDAPDTLTVVARFLALLELYREKAVALDQDEALGELLVRWAGGDGAGPVVTDEFDTETQDVQEDVKA; from the coding sequence ATGCCGACGACCGACGAGCCCGCCCGCACCCCACGCCGCCCCCTGGGGCGCGGCCCGGGCGGCCGGAGCGTGCCGGAGCCGGTGGAGGACGGGAGCGCCGGCGTGGAGGCCCCCGCGCCCGAGGTGCCCGTTGCGTCCCCCGCTCCCGAGGTGCCCGTTGCGTCCCCCGCTCCCGAGGTATCTGTTGCGTCCCCCGGGCCCGCCGACGACGGGCGGTTCACCGTCCGGCTGGCGAACTTCGAGGGGCCGTTCGACCTGCTTCTCCAGCTCATCGCCAAGCACAAGCTCGATGTGACCGAAGTCGCGCTGTCGAAGGTCACCGACGAGTTCATGGCGCACATCCGTGCCATGGGGCCGGACTGGGACCTGGACCAGACCACCGAGTTCCTCGTCGTCGCCGCGACCCTGCTCGACCTGAAGGCGGCCCGGCTGCTGCCCGCCGCCGAGGTGGAGGACGAGGCGGATCTGGCGCTGCTCGAAGCGCGGGACCTGCTCTTCGCCCGGCTGCTCCAGTACCGCGCGTACAAACGCATCGCGGACATCCTCAGCGACCGGCTGGCGTCGGAGGGGCGGCGGTTCCCGCGGACCGTGGGGCTGGAGCCGCACCACGCCGAGCTGCTGCCCGAGGTCGTGATCAGCATCGGGGCGGAGGGGTTCGCCGCGCTGGCCGTGAAGGCGATGCAGCCGAAGCCCGAGCCGCAGGTGTACGTCGACCACATCCACGCGCCGCTGGTCAGCGTGCGGGAACAGGCCGAGATCGTGGTGGCGCGGCTGCGGGAGGCGGGGGAGGCCAGCTTCCGGACGCTCACCGAGGACGCCCCGGACACCCTCACCGTCGTCGCCCGGTTCCTCGCGCTGCTGGAGCTGTACCGGGAGAAGGCCGTCGCGCTCGACCAGGACGAGGCGCTCGGGGAGCTCCTGGTGCGCTGGGCCGGGGGAGACGGGGCCGGGCCCGTCGTCACGGACGAGTTCGACACCGAGACGCAGGACGTCCAGGAGGATGTGAAGGCATGA
- a CDS encoding ParA family protein, whose translation MPARGHSPNGLEAVGSVAVRTFATQQHMTTAPQMMDGLHVNAMAGNESGRDTAHFADFDEAPQGHFYDPDAEYEPDPEYAATLAPDAARQRRERIGPTGRPLPYFPIPGPLTDHGPAKIIAMCNQKGGVGKTTSTINLGAALAEYGRRVLLVDFDPQGALSVGLGVNPMELDLTVYNLLMERGMSADEVLLKTAVPNMDLLPSNIDLSAAEVQLVSEVARESTLQRALKPLMADYDYIVIDCQPSLGLLTVNALTAAHKVIVPLECEFFALRGVALLTETIEKVQERLNPDLELDGILATMYDSRTVHSREVLARVVEAFDDHVYHTVIGRTVRFPETTVAGEPITTYASNSVGAAAYRQLAREVLARCHAE comes from the coding sequence ATGCCTGCACGGGGCCATAGCCCGAACGGGCTGGAGGCTGTCGGCTCCGTCGCTGTCCGCACCTTCGCCACCCAACAGCACATGACGACAGCCCCCCAGATGATGGACGGCCTACACGTGAACGCCATGGCCGGCAACGAGAGTGGCCGGGACACCGCCCACTTCGCCGACTTCGACGAAGCGCCCCAGGGGCACTTCTACGACCCCGACGCCGAGTACGAGCCCGATCCGGAGTACGCGGCCACCCTCGCGCCCGATGCTGCCCGCCAGCGCCGCGAGCGGATCGGCCCGACCGGCCGGCCTCTGCCCTACTTCCCGATCCCGGGCCCGCTGACCGATCACGGTCCCGCGAAGATCATCGCGATGTGCAACCAGAAGGGCGGCGTCGGCAAGACCACGTCGACCATCAACCTGGGTGCCGCGCTCGCGGAGTACGGGCGACGCGTCCTGCTCGTCGACTTCGACCCGCAGGGAGCCCTGTCGGTCGGGCTCGGCGTCAATCCGATGGAGCTCGACCTCACGGTCTACAACCTGCTCATGGAGCGGGGCATGTCGGCCGACGAGGTCCTGCTGAAGACCGCGGTCCCGAACATGGACCTGCTGCCCAGCAACATCGACCTGTCGGCTGCCGAGGTGCAGCTGGTGAGCGAGGTCGCCCGGGAGTCCACGCTGCAGCGCGCCCTGAAGCCGCTGATGGCCGATTACGACTACATCGTGATCGACTGCCAGCCGTCGCTGGGCCTGCTCACCGTGAACGCCCTGACGGCCGCCCACAAGGTCATAGTGCCGCTCGAGTGCGAATTCTTCGCGCTGCGTGGTGTGGCATTGCTCACCGAGACCATCGAGAAGGTCCAGGAGCGTCTCAACCCCGATCTGGAGCTCGACGGCATCCTCGCCACCATGTACGACTCCCGTACGGTGCACAGCCGTGAGGTCCTCGCGCGTGTCGTCGAGGCATTCGACGATCACGTCTACCACACGGTCATCGGGCGCACCGTGCGCTTCCCGGAGACCACGGTCGCCGGTGAGCCCATCACCACCTACGCCTCCAACTCGGTCGGTGCCGCCGCCTATCGCCAGCTCGCCAGGGAGGTGCTCGCCCGGTGTCACGCCGAGTGA